From the Drechmeria coniospora strain ARSEF 6962 chromosome 02, whole genome shotgun sequence genome, the window CCTTGCGCCGTGCACCCATCCGCATTCCATTCCTCTTTTCGTCCCAATTCCCCCTTTCCTCCCGTGTACAACCGGACGCTGACGGGAGGCAGATCCTACATCACGGCCAAGAAGCCActgcacgacgacgacgacgacgacgacgacggtggcggcgaagccAAGGCCGGCTGTGGCAAGGACGAGTAGGCGGCGCCGCGAAAGCGGCTCgcgtgctgccgccgacggagcgcAGGGAGGGCAGGGAGCCGGAGGGGGGGTTTGGGGGCATCAACGGACGATCATATATTACATTACATTGGACTATACATGGCGCTCGCCCGAGGCATCCATCTCCCTTCGCTACACCGTCTCTATATAACGCTTCATTTCCCTGTATCTCGTTAGCCTCCGTTGCGCCAGCCgttcgtcggccgccgtgcaCGTACCAGTCCGTGACGGCCTCGTCAAAGAGGCGCACCTCGTTCTCGCGCGTGCCGCCAAAGTGGTCGACGAAGTCGTCGCCAAAGACTTCGCGCGCGATGCTGTCCTTGCTCGTGAAGCGTGCCGTGGCCTCGCGCAGGCTCTTGGCCaggcgctcgccgaggtcggccttgccgccgacgctctgGCCCATGGCGAGCGGCGGGCACGGTATGGCGAGCTTcttctcgacgccgcgccagccgcagccgaggatggcggccaGGACGAGGTGCGGGTTCGTGTCGGCACCGGGGACGCGGACCTCGAACCGGGTGGCGCCCggcttcgacgtcggcggtgagATGATGCGGATCGAGGCGGCGCGGTGCTCGAACCCCCACGAGACGGTGACGGGGGCCCAAAAGTTCTCGACGAGCCGCTTGTACGAGTTGATGGTCGGCGCGAGGATGGGCATAATGTCgggcaggccgacgagcagacCGGCGAGGAAGTGGCGTCCCAAGTCGGacaggccggcgacgtctcTCCATTcggccccgtcgtcgagcgtgtCGCGCGCCAGCAGGTTcttgccgtcaccgtcgacgagcgatATGTGCATGTGGCCGCTGTTGCCGGGCAGGCCCTGCTTGGGCTTCGCCATGAAGCAGGGGGTGACGCCgtggtcgacgccgacgctctTGACGACGTACTTGAAGAGGCTCGCCCGGTCGGCCatctcgccgacctcgccgaacTCGAGGGCCGCCTCGTAGACGCCCGGACCCGACTCGGTGTGCcagccctcgacgtcgcacGAGAACTTGGCGCACGAGTGGTAGACGTCGTAGTACCAGTCCTTGTTGTGGACCGGGCGCGTCAGCGAGTAGCCGAACATGCCCTCGGTGAGCGCCGGAAGCTGGTGCGGCGGGTTTTGCTGCAGgaaggcggcgggcgagctcTCCGAGTTTGGGGCCCTGAATGTGTAGAATTCGTACTCGGCTGCCGATCGATTTGACCTTAAGCGTTAGCCAGCGCGCGCGGCAAGGAAAGGAGCCCGACTCGACTCGACTCGGCTCGAATCGAATCGACTCGGGCATCGGAGGCGACCCACCTccggccatggcgccgtACCCCTGGGTCTGGAGCTTCCTGAGCTGGGTGCGCAGCAGGCCGCGGGGGCAGGCCGCTATCGGCTTCTTCGTCTCGGGGTCGACGAAGCTGACGAGGAAGAAGGGCACGTTCTTCTCCCACGGTATGCGACGGAAGGTGGAGAGGTCGGGGATGGCGAGGATGTCGCGGTAGCCGTTCGCCGCGTTGGACACGCTGAGCTCGCGCAGGTAGGTCTGGTCGTGCATGTCCCAGCCGAAGATGACGGAGCAGAAGCCGAAGCCTGCCTCGGCGATGGAGAGGAACTTTTTCCTCGAGATGACCTTGCCGCgcaggatgccgtcgacgtcgacgccggcgacctTGACGCAGGCGTCatgctcgaggagctcgcgGAGGGAGTCGAGCTTGACGGTCGGCATCGTGCTGCGTGATTGTGGCCGTGACCGCGACCGTGACCGTGACCGTGATCGAGGCGTCCCTTCCAAAGGGGCCGTTCGAACGAGGGGCTGATgagcggatggatggatggacgaaTGAATGGATAAATGGAGGAGGGAAAGGACGGAGGTGATGATGGATGCCTGGGCGATGGACGGTGCGAGGATGGATgggacggatggacggatggacggcAGGATGGACGGATCGATAGGTAGCTGAGATGGATGGAGAAGAAGCACGCGCGAGCCTGGACGGATGGATGCCGAAACGAATGCCAACGATGAAACGCACCAAGGACGAAACGGAGGATGCGCGATGGAGGCGAATCGTC encodes:
- a CDS encoding glutamine synthetase, coding for MPTVKLDSLRELLEHDACVKVAGVDVDGILRGKVISRKKFLSIAEAGFGFCSVIFGWDMHDQTYLRELSVSNAANGYRDILAIPDLSTFRRIPWEKNVPFFLVSFVDPETKKPIAACPRGLLRTQLRKLQTQGYGAMAGAEYEFYTFRAPNSESSPAAFLQQNPPHQLPALTEGMFGYSLTRPVHNKDWYYDVYHSCAKFSCDVEGWHTESGPGVYEAALEFGEVGEMADRASLFKYVVKSVGVDHGVTPCFMAKPKQGLPGNSGHMHISLVDGDGKNLLARDTLDDGAEWRDVAGLSDLGRHFLAGLLVGLPDIMPILAPTINSYKRLVENFWAPVTVSWGFEHRAASIRIISPPTSKPGATRFEVRVPGADTNPHLVLAAILGCGWRGVEKKLAIPCPPLAMGQSVGGKADLGERLAKSLREATARFTSKDSIAREVFGDDFVDHFGGTRENEVRLFDEAVTDWEMKRYIETV